In the genome of Tursiops truncatus isolate mTurTru1 chromosome 21, mTurTru1.mat.Y, whole genome shotgun sequence, one region contains:
- the TRIML2 gene encoding probable E3 ubiquitin-protein ligase TRIML2 yields the protein MSKRLRSQLEQEIPEDAHYEIHLEPPQRFCHDDQITLCDKYFTSQEHKNHVVYGVQEAAENYRKLFQEILNTLKEKLEVAKSILADEQERMVMMQEEEQNFKAMIESEYRIRFWLMIEENKVNFQSPQGCGFNLNLREASQNQLMEFATKLKEKFQEILQRLNCLGRENMSKLRESEVRLSEQICGLQKITTELEKKCGQSASALLQNARYSLERSESLLLQCLEPARITDLSLCQITGMSKMLEVLQRPITLDPKTAHPCLVLSEDLRSVRLRNVQQDVPSHPERFDFSATVLGVESFTSGWHYWEVDVEKATQWQLGVHGSSASRSASGDKVLFTGSIMGTDYTFWAFPPLKRVSWREQMHRVGVFLDYEYGQISFYDVTKRSLIYNFSDLAFQGALRPVFSLCISNGGMNSDSLSICLPHVSSCNGTFSPQPSLV from the exons ATGTCCAAAAGGCTCCGCTCCCAGTTAGAGCAAGAAATCCCAGAAGATGCCCACTATGAGATACATCTGGAGCCACCACAGCGGTTCTGCCATGATGACCAAATCACGCTTTGTGACAAGTACTTCACGTCCCAGGAGCACAAGAATCACGTGGTATATGGAGTACAAGAGGCTGCTGAGAATTATAGG AAGTTATTCCAGGAGATATTGAACACATTGAAGGAGAAACTTGAAGTAGCTAAAAGCATATTGGCTGATGAGCAAGAAAGAATGGTGATGATGCAG GAAGAAGAACAGAATTTTAAAGCAATGATTGAGTCTGAATATAGGATAAGGTTCTGGTTGATGATTGAAGAAAACAAAGTGAACTTCCAGAGTCCACAAGGGTGCGGATTCAACCTGAACTTGAGAGAAGCCAGTCAGAACCAACTGATGGAGTTTGCCACAAAGCTAAAGGAGAAGTTCCAGGAAATACTACAG AGACTGAACTGTTTGGGGAGAGAGAACATGAGTAAACTGAGGGAGAGTGAAGTCAGGCTCTCTGAACAGATCTGCGGCCTCCAGAAGATCACCACAGAGCTGGAGAAGAAGTGTGGGCAATCTGCCTCAGCATTGCTCCAG AATGCAAGATATTCTTTGGAAAG GAGTGAGTCACTACTGCTTCAGTGTCTAGAGCCCGCCCGAATCACAGACCTGAGTTTATGCCAAATAACAGGAATGAGCAAAATGCTAGAAGTGCTGCAAA GACCTATAACTTTGGACCCTAAGACAGCTCATCCCTGTCTGGTCTTATCTGAGGATCTGAGAAGTGTGAGACTCAGAAATGTGCAGCAGGATGTACCCAGTCACCCAGAGAGATTTGACTTCAGCGCCACTGTGTTGGGTGTGGAGAGCTTCACCTCAGGGTGGCACTACTGGGAGGTGGATGTGGAAAAGGCAACACAGTGGCAGCTGGGCGTACACGGAAGCTCTGCCAGCAGAAGTGCTTCCGGAGATAAGGTCTTATTCACAGGATCCATTATGGGAACTGATTATACTTTCTGGGCTTTTCCCCCTTTAAAAAGGGTTTCCTGGAGAGAGCAAATGCACAGAGTTGGAGTTTTCCTGGACTATGAGTATGGCCAGATATCCTTCTATGATGTGACAAAGAGATCCCTCATCTATAATTTCTCTGATCTCGCCTTCCAAGGAGCTCTCAGGcctgtattttctctttgtatttcaaaTGGAGGCATGAATTCAGACTCTCTGAGCATCTGCCTCCCTCACGTTTCTTCTTGTAATGGTACTTTTAGCCCTCAACCTTCTTTGGTGTGA